The Hypomesus transpacificus isolate Combined female unplaced genomic scaffold, fHypTra1 scaffold_65, whole genome shotgun sequence genome includes a region encoding these proteins:
- the cldn8.1 gene encoding claudin-8 translates to MANSALEIVGLCLTLFGLIMAAASTGMPMWRVTAFIGENIIVFETRYEGLWMNCFRQANIRMQCKVYDSLLALSPDLQAARGLMCCSLALGGIGLLIAIVGMQCTACIHNNSRAKRMVLIIAGSMIIGSCICVIIPVSWTGHVIIRDFYNPLLIDAQRRELGEALYIGWVASAFLFSGGCIFACCNISEDKGQDRYMYSRNSHYSAYPPQPQLLVQPQTFIQPQPLVQAQPLQRQSSMYSYHSRYPSIHSAVAYL, encoded by the coding sequence ATGGCGAACTCCGCTCTGGAAATAGTCGGTCTTTGTCTAACTCTGTTTGGGCTTATCATGGCAGCTGCTAGCACCGGGATGCCCATGTGGCGGGTCACTGCCTTCATCGGTGAGAACATAATTGTGTTTGAGACCCGATACGAGGGTCTGTGGATGAACTGTTTCAGACAGGCTAACATTAGGATGCAGTGCAAGGTGTATGACTCCCTGCTGGCATTGTCTCCTGACCTGCAGGCAGCCAGAGGTCTTATGTGCTGCTCACTTGCCTTGGGTGGAATCGGCCTGCTGATTGCTATTGTGGGGATGCAATGTACTGCCTGTATCCATAACAACAGCCGGGCCAAACGCATGGTCCTCATCATTGCAGGCAGCATGATCATTGGGTCTTGTATCTGCGTGATCATCCCAGTGTCCTGGACAGGCCATGTCATCATCAGGGACTTCTACAATCCCCTACTGATCGATGCCCAACGCAGGGAGCTGGGAGAGGCTCTTTACATTGGCTGGGTGGCCTCTGCATTTCTTTTTTCTGGAGGTTGCATATTTGCCTGCTGCAACATTTCTGAGGACAAAGGACAAGACAGGTATATGTATTCCAGAAATTCCCACTATTCAGCctaccctccacagccccaaCTTCTGGTTCAGCCCCAGACTTTCATACAGCCACAGCCTTTGGTACAGGCACAACCTCTGCAACGTCAGTCATCCATGTACAGTTACCACTCCAGATACCCTTCTATACATAGTGCTGTGGCTTACCTCTGA
- the cldn8.2 gene encoding claudin-8: MDRSYTAYSGYDGKPLSYAGSAYDEKTAQQYADSVQADTEMWERKDRKEAICCEVVALAIGFIGLIGVAAVTGLPMWKVTAFIEENIIVMETRWEGLWMNCYRQANIRMQCKVYDSLLYLPPDLQAARGLMCSSVALTSFALIVSAVGMKCTKVVDHRKRTKHVVLVAGGCLFLMGCITTIIPVSWTGHVIIQDFYNPLLIDAQRRELGEALYIGWVTSALLFVAGVILLCRHAPRTNEEEERMVYNPNANMYLPGYTYQPYTYQPAYSYQPAYSAPPPGSVVYTPNPQYM; this comes from the coding sequence ATGGACAGGTCTTATACAGCCTACAGTGGCTATGATGGTAAACCTTTATCTTATGCTGGCAGTGCATATGATGAGAAGACAGCCCAACAGTATGCAGACTCGGTGCAAGCGGATACAGAGATGTGGGAGAGAAAGGACAGGAAAGAGGCTATTTGCTGTGAGGTGGTGGCTCTGGCCATTGGCTTTATTGGCCTTATTGGTGTAGCTGCTGTGACTGGCTTACCAATGTGGAAGGTGACAGCTTTCATCGAGGAAAACATAATTGTCATGGAGACACGTTGGGAGGGCCTGTGGATGAATTGCTACAGACAGGCCAACATTAGGATGCAGTGCAAGGTGTATGACTCTCTGCTTTATCTGCCCCCAGACCTGCAAGCAGCTAGGGGCTTGATGTGCAGCTCTGTGGCTCTCACTTCTTTTGCGCTCATTGTTTCTGCTGTCGGCATGAAGTGCACAAAAGTTGTGGACCACCGTAAACGCACCAAGCATGTGGTTCTGGTGGCTGGGGGTTGCCTGTTCCTGATGGGCTgtatcaccaccatcatcccagTGTCTTGGACCGGCCATGTCATCATCCAGGATTTCTATAACCCCCTGCTGATTGATGCCCAGCGCAGAGAGCTGGGGGAAGCTCTTTACATCGGGTGGGTGACGTCCGCCCTACTCTTCGTTGCTGGGGTCATCCTGCTGTGTCGCCATGCACCCCGCACtaacgaggaagaggagaggatggttTATAACCCAAATGCAAACATGTACCTGCCTGGATATACATACCAACCCTACACATACCAGCCTGCATATTCCTACCAGCCTGCATACTCTGCCCCACCACCTGGCTCTGTGGTTtacacccccaacccccagtACATGTGA